The Saccharomyces mikatae IFO 1815 strain IFO1815 genome assembly, chromosome: 2 sequence GCTTGGAAGCAGTCCAAACATATATTCAAAGAGTGCTTAGGCGATGCGCCGAGAGCCAATGGTTCATTAAAAGGGGACTCAAAACAGTAAATACACtcatcttttgaaacaacTGCAGGAACAGTTATACTTTCTAGAATTTCTTCTGTCATATCTGAAAGCGAATATCCTTATAGGctctcttttttaaatGAGGTCAAGTGTTCTTACTTGTCTATTGTAGTACACTTTTCATTATGATTTCATCAAGTGATAAATTCGACCTCATTCCAAACGAtgtcatttttcaaaatcacaCTACCTGTTGTAAGTTATATCCTATAGCCGCAAACAACTATTATTTTATGTcttatgtatatgtatgtacTCTATCTTCCATGAATTTCTCCTTCATTTTCCCGTCCCCTTGCCTTCTTTATACTATCATCAATTAATAAGGATATAAGTAGCCATTTAAAGGAAGCAATATTTGATTATACCGAAGAAACTCAAACTAAAAATTGtgaggaaaaaaacatggAGAAAAAATGAGTCGAAAGACGCCATCAAATAAAAGggtaaatgaatataataagtccaataaagtttttcaatcaaCTCTTCAATGGCATTTAGTATCCCTCCTGATTTCCCGTCACGTCTTTTAGCTTCCTTGATGGTGGGTATGTACACCATTGAGTTTTTGTGTAGTGTCATGGTTTCTTCTTATGATGCCTTCCACCTGTGTTCTTTGCGGGACCCTTTAGTGCTCCTAATATTGTATTATCTCTTTTGATTATGAGCACCATCACTCTTCATTTAAGCGCTTTTCATTAAGCGAATCAGAAGCATATATCGTTTATCACGATATGATTAGCACAATTAGAATGAGATTAATTATTGTTCTATCAATTATGTTTTCGAGGAAGATACAGGGATTGTATACGCCTCTATATGTAACAAAATTGTACTTATATGGGTTTATATGTACCGTATCTATTGGATCATTTCTCACTTCTAAAAACCGAGAAAAAGGACCGTCTTTTCCCGTTACTGCTACCACTACTGGATCCATTACTTGCCATTGCTTCACGACGAACCCGTTCTAAATCAAGTGATTGCCGAGCCCTTGCAAAGGATTTTCTCATCTCTGATGAATTCGAAGTGCTAATAGTGATGCTACTATTGCTGTCCTTATCCTTAGAATGCCGGTATCTTTCCAAATCGTGTCTTTGCTTAGAACTGGTCCTATGTGTGTCTTGCTTACCGGTTGACCGGGTTGACAGTTCATGGCCAGTACTATGACGTTTATTCTCACTTATTGCGGTGGAAGCATGAGATGGAGCTCTATATGAGTGGTGTGATTGCGGGGCTAATGactcatttttatttctatGCTCTTGAGTTAATGTTGGAGAAGATAAGTTTACCTCTTGAAAATTAAGATCTAGGGACTGTCGTGGTTGCCTCGTAGACGCACTACTGAAGTCCATGCTTTTGAATTGATTAGGCTTGTTAGCATCATTTGATCTTAACAAATCTTTATGACTCCTTTCATTATGAAGCGGCCTTCTTTCAGAAGTTTTGCCTCTTCTTGCATCATCCaaatcaatatcaatacTTTCGCTGGAAACCATGCTATCTTCTAATTCATCTGTTAAATAGTTGTTCCTCTTACTCGAACCTTTGCGTCCAGAAAGCTTAGCTGGTTgagttgaagaagatgaagaagacgaaaagGAAGAGACGACACTGGTGCTGCCGTCTCTTGATAAGTCCATTTCATTCAGACTTAGATTCAGAACGCCATTTCGATGATTGTTCAAACCTTTACTTCCAGGGACGACCGCGTCCTCCATATCCACAGTTTGACTTTTATCTTCGAAAGATGGCTTTCCtgcatcttcttttaacGGTGACAGTTCAATCAAAAGACCCTCATTTTTGGAAGACGAATGCATTGATTCATTTACAGCATTCTCTGTTAATTTCGGTGGTTCACCTACCTGAGCATTTCTGTTATCATCTGTAGATTGGTTGGGTTTGTCAGAGACATAAttggtattattatttgtatTTGGGATTTGTATTTGCTGTTGAGCTTGCAATTGTTGAGATTGTAGTTGCTGCTTGGCTTGCATCTGTTGCTTGGCTTGCATCTGTTGAGCTTGTAGTTGCTGAGCTTGTAGTTGCTGAGCTTGTATCTGTTGGGCCTGCTGCTGATTCATCGAAATAACAGGTCTTACCATTGGAATTGCAGAGGCATTTTGACCCGAAAGGTATCCTGACTGAGAGTTAGTGGCGTAGTTTTGAGAAATATTCTGAAAGTTGATTCTTCTGTTACCATTATCGCCTGCAACAGTTCCACCCAATTGCATAGGCTTATTAGCCCGATCTCTTCCAGtgtaaaaatttctttgattataGTTAGCGGGTGCTTTGGGCTGATCTTGCTGTTGTTGGTGCTGTTCTACTATTGATTGATACTGTGATTCATCTGGATAGATATTCCCTTGTGCTCCTGTTTGATTTTGCGCTGGCTGATATCTTTGGCTCTGTTGTTGCTCTTCTAAAAAGAAGTTACCTGCATCATTGTTCAATTCATTCGTGGAATGATATGCAACattcatttttggaaagGGATTATTTGATTTATGCTGTTTCATCTTATTAATGCCAACAGATTTCTCATTTGTCAATCCCTCCTCTGATTCGATAGCTGCTGCACCATACGAAGTACTTTTCATTGATCTCCCACCAGAAGAATAAGAACTTGTACTCTTTTGCCTCTGTGGCAGCGATTGTGGATTCAAACGAGGACTTTGTTCACAAACAGTTGGATCACTTGGTTGCTTGACCAACTCTTTATCTAAGTAGGTATCTAATTCGCTTACGCTCGGATAATATAACTCTCCAggagttttatttttaaaaattgaCTTGTCCTCTATTCCTGGAGATTGAATTGTATTGACTTCCTTAAGATCATTGGGTGCACTAGAATTGTTAACGCTAGAATTGACCCTTGATGATTTGTCTTCAGATACTATAGACTCTCCTTGATTGGAGTGACcctccttttcttcttcggCTTCTTTGCTGGCGTTCGGAGATGCCATTTTAGAAACTGTCACAGGGCCGTCACTTGCGTTCATAGGAAGTTTAgatgaaatttcaaaagaggaaagaaaCATATCATTCAAtaagttttcttctgaGTCACTCAATTTATTATTCTGcataattttcttttgttgtaGCTGATACATTTGCAATTGAACATTTTGTAGTTTATTCTGAAACTGTGTATATTTAGAGAAGTTATAGGCGCCTTCCGTGTATTTATCCTCAATTGGCACTTCTATATTTAGAATCTCACATAAATGATACAGTACTTGATAAATATTTGGTCTCAAGTTTGGGTTCTCCGCCAACATTATAATGATCAAGTTGATTAGCTTTGATGAATATTTATTCACAGGAAATTCATACTTGGAATGAAGTATGGCAAACTGCCCTGTCATCTCAAAAGGAGTGgtgaaaaataacaatttgtaaagaaaaattcccAGAGCCCATATGTCTGATTTTTCGTTTATGGGCAAACATCTGTAGAGATCAATCATTTCAGGAGACCTATACTGAGGAGTAGTATGGACATAAATGTTTTGAGTCAGAAGAGCAATATCTTGATGAGTTGTAACAATCGGGAAACATGTTGATGTAGATCCAAAGTCTGCTAACTTGAAATTATTGTTCGCATCTACCAAGACGTTTTCAATCTTGATATCACGATGAATCAAGGGTACCGGAAGATAGTGCATTTGAGAGATTGAAAGAACAACATCGTACATAATTTTAACAATCTCAGACTCTGTCAGCTTCGTTGACAATCGTTGGTTCATATAGTCTAGCAAAGATTTGTTTGGACACAATTCCATTAGCAAAAGAACCTCGAACCCTTGAACTCCATCACGACGGCGAGAGGCATTAGAATCAAAGTACTGCACCACATTGGGGGCACctttcaacttcttcatcacCTCAACTTCATTTCTCATCTCGTTCAATCCATTCTCATCTTGCACTAATACTCTTTTCAGACATGCGACATCACCAATTTTCAAAGGAACACTTGCAGCATTATCGAACTCATTAAGATACTCTACGAACTTCACCATGTAAATTTGTGCAAAGCCACCTTCTGCTAGATAATTTATCACTTCAACTTTATGTGTACCTACGCAGACAATGTGACCTGGTGTGAACCTCTCTACCGCCGGATGGCCCATCGCTGAAACACTTCTAGATGTACTATTCGTGATCGACATGATCAATGCTaattagaaagaaaataaacagGCAACAGGGATGAAAAACAAGAGCTTGGGAAAAACGTAGTAGCTAAAAGGAATggcaacaaaaaaaatatttctatGATGTTCTGTGTTGCTGTTGCTCCCGAGGCACCAATCTGGTTCAGCAATGGTATCGAACTTACTCTTTCAAGAAAGGGGGTTCATGGGGATTATGGTTTTAATCATTgctttcaagttttttcGGCTCTTAACAGTTAAAATAGGGGTATTTCAGAATTAGCGGGCTCTATCTAAAAAAATCTGGAAATAAATCTAGGTCATTTCTCGTTTAACTAATAGAATACATataactcttttttttggtagGGTTTATGGGAAAGAATTTTTCGGCCTTTTCAAGCTATACCAGTCAGTATTGTTACAATTGTTTGTGATAGTATAACTATTTATAAAGTACTTAAGACAGTCTTCAGCAGTTTATCTAGTTCTGCGTACGTGTACGGTACCCAAATAATCTCCATTCCTGAATTGTTCTTCGTGATATTGGCCATTTTATGTTCGATGAATTCTCTTAGCATGGACCTCAAGGCTATTTCATTGGAGGCGATAAAATCAGCAGCGCATAAGTGATTGAAAAGTTTGAGCTCCACCCCTGTTCTTTGAGTACCACGTTTTGGACCCGTGTTAGCCGCCAGGTTATCCATGTTTTGCATCTGTGTTTCGATGAGCAACTTATACATCTTCTTGGAGTTGATAGTAAGTGATTGTAGGACATACTTAGCACCTTCAGCACCACTGCTGGTATCGCTCTTACCCATTTTCATTACATCTTGGAACGTGGACTCAACAGTTGACGGTTCATAGTTTGAAATATCGTGAAATACAAAGTTAAAATTTTGGGCCTTCATGTTATCCCAGAGCAACGGAGCGTATATATGGTCTGTAGACGCTACTATTGCAATCTGTCTGATGACGGAGAGGTAACTTAGCATCGTTTGAAATGTGTTTTTCCTTATGCTGGGTCCATCCAGATTGTGCACAACGAGGATCAACTTGATATCTAATGGTTGATTCTTGTAGAAATCAATCATTTTTTGGATCTGTAAAATTACATGATTGCCCCAATACTTGGTTTCGCTTCTTGTCAATTCAGCGGGGACTAGGAGATCCGTGATTTCCTTGAAGACGTCACGATAGTTACAGCTAGGGTTATAACCATTTAATATAAGACACGGAATGGCATTTACGGATTCATTCTGTTCAGATTCATACTCGTAAGCCTGCTGTGAGTATGTGATTTTTGGAGATAAGTAGTCGATGGCAAACTCTTCCAAGAAATTACGTTTAGAGCCTACAccataaaataataaagaaaatcctTGAGTTAATTCGAACCAATACTGAggaaacatttttttttgaatttcgAACAATTTTTGTCTTGGACGgctttggaaatttttattaaaaaagCTTGTTACAAGGGAAAACTCTTCTCTGGTGACGTCTGGAGCCATGGACATAGTACGCCTTGACTTTGCATTAGTTCTCAccgtttttctttgatcaaAGTATCCTTCAAAGGTATCCAAAAATGAACTCGCTGATTTAGTTTCCGAAGATTGGTAGagctttttatttttcggTACGGGTGTTGGTGTGAAGTTCCTACTCAACGTCAATTTACCTGGAGATGTTGTGTCTTTgtattctttcaaattattcattattatttgctTTAGAGGAGAAGTAAAATTGTGATTAGTGGTAAATGACTTCTTCGATGGTGTGGTAGGCTCCGGTAGCTCGAGTGGGTTTGATGCTGAACTATCATCAATTGGTGGAATCGTACTCTTTTCATATGTCGTAGGAGTGGTTAATTGTATGCTTTCGGATTCTTTAGTTTCTTCCCTCTTCTTATCTTCCATTACCTGTCTGGCGTTGGAAGttttactttcttcattggTATTGCTTAATCTACCTTTGAATAAtagtctttttttcttactagaattttcttcactttctCCCATGCTACCGCTTGAACCATCCTGTATCTTCCTTGGTCTTCCACGTTTACGAGGAACTTTACTTGGTGTAGTTGGTTTGAGTGCCGGGTCAGGAGATGTATTTATAGTTTCGGCTGCAAGGGAGATTCTTTCcaataaattcttctttgatgAATGAATCCTCCTTATAGACCTTTCCTTATGCATATCAAGCCTTTTCGGTGTCGCAGTTCTGCTTTTTGCCGGTGATGATAGAATATCATTATGGTCTACAAAGTCTTCGCCATCAAGCATACTATTGCAATTAACTGTGTGATAACCAACAGTCCAAAGAAGTAAAAGCAATTATCAAACAACAAATACAGCCTCAGTTAACAACCTTCTCTTCTAACTTTCAGTTTAAAGCTGATTTCTATTTCTTCGAAGTGAATCTACCTGTGCCCAAAATCAGAATTCTATCAACTATTGTCATATTTATCTATATAGTGTGATGTGTGGGtgttctgaaaaattttcttttttttacctcGATTAGAAGCTTATGCTAGTTAATATTTACATTATTTACTTTGACCATTGGTGAGCAGGTGTCTTACTAGTTTATTACACTTCTCCTACTCATTCTCTAATTAAACGGTTAATATCATATATTAATATGCCACAGCAAGATGACGTTAAGTCCACTCGCGAGGGTGGCGCCAACTTACATCTCGATGAGGTCACTGGAGAAATGGTTTCTAAGtctgaattgaaaaagcgTATCAAGCAAAGGCAAGTTGAAGCTAAGAAGGCAGCCAAAAAGGCTACTGCTCAACCAAAGCCAGCttccaaaaagaaaactgatTTACTAGCTGATTTGGATCCATCACAGTACTTCGAAGCAAGATCTCGCCAAATCCAAGAGATGAGAAAGAGCCACGAACCAAATCCATATCCTCATAAATTTCAGGTTTCTATATCCAATCCTGAGTTTTTAGTTAAATACGCacatttgaaaaagggTGAAACTTTACCAGAGGAAAAGGTTTCCATCGCTGGTAGAATTCATGCTAAAAGAGAATCAGGTTCTAAATTAAAGTTTTACGTTCTTCATGGTGACGGTGTCGAAGTTCAACTAATGTCTCAATTGCAGGACTATTGTGACCCAGACTCTTATGAAAAAGATCACGACCTTTTGAAGAGGGGTGATATTGTTGGTGTCGAAGGTTATGTCGGAAGAACCCAGCCTAAGAAGGGTGGTGAAGGTGAAGTATCTATTTTTGTTAGCAGAGTGCAATTACTGACACCATGTTTGCATATGTTACCTGCAGACCATTTTGGTTTCAAGGACCAAGAAACTAGATATAGAAAACGTTATTTGGATTTGATCATGAACAAAGACGCTAGAAACCGTTTTATTACTCGTTCTGAAATTATCCGTTATATTAGAAAATTCCTGgaccaaagaaaatttattgaagtGGAAACTCCGATGATGAACGTTATCGCTGGTGGGGCCACTGCTAAGCCATTTGTCACTCACCATAATGATCTTGATATGGACATGTACATGAGAATTGCTCCGGAATTAttcttgaaagaattaGTTGTCGGTGGTTTGGACCGTGTTTATGAAATTGGCAGACAATTCAGAAATGAAGGTATCGATATGACACATAATCCGGAATTCACCACTTGTGAGTTCTATCAAGCATATGCAGATGTATATGATTTGATGGATATGACCGAATTGATGTTTTCAGAGATGGTCAAGGAGATCACTGGTTCTTACATCATCAAATACCATCCAGACCCTGCTGATCCTGCTAAAGAACTAGAATTGAACTTTTCGAGGCCATGGAAGAGAATTAATATGATTGAAGAATTGGAGAAAGTATTTAACGTCAAATTTCCATCCGGTGATCAATTGCATACCGCTGAAACTGGtgagtttttgaaaaaagttctttCCGACAATAAACTGGAATGTCCTCCTCCCTTAACCAATGCTCGTATGTTAGACAAACTTGTTGGTGAATTAGAAGACATGTGTATCAATCCAACTTTCATCTTTGGTCACCCTCAAATGATGTCTCCATTGGCCAAGTACTCAAGAGATCAACCCGGCCTATGTGAGCGTTTTGAAGTCTTTGTTGCTACAAAGGAAATCTGTAATGCTTACACCGAATTGAACGATCCCTTTGACCAAAGAGCTCGTTTCGAGGAGCAAGCAAGACAAAAGGATCAAGGTGATGACGAAGCTCAATTGGTCGACGAGACCTTCTGTAATGCTCTAGAGTACGGTTTACCACCAACAGGTGGTTGGGGTTGTGGAATTGATAGACTTGCCATGTTCTTGACCGATTCCAACACTATTAGGGAAGTCTTGTTATTTCCAACTTTGAAACCTGATGTTTTGAGAGATGAAGTCAAAAGggaaggagaagaaaaatgaacgTCATTGTTCCGCAGAACTTCTGCATATAGCATAATGTAACTGccatttccattttctttttatattatacAATGAGTATGTCGCATATATATCTCAATATTATCCTAGGAGAAATTCGATGTTGGGGGTAGCAACCCTATTAATTTTAGATTAATAGTACGGCTACCACTATTAAACAGACCTTGTAAGTTTTCCGCTTCTTTTTAACTCCAAAGCTTTCTTGTAGGGAGGGTTCGTAGGACTTTGAACAGGGTCTAAGGAAGATGGAGAATTTACAATGGAGGAAGGTATGTCATGATAGGTAGCGTCTGAGTCAAAACTTTCAAGACTGCCGCAAGCCATAAACTTTGCtatgtttctttcttcttcatcccAAGGAGACAATTTGTCTGATATGCATAACTTATTTAGGAAACAGCCTTGAAAGAACTCATCAACAGAGGTATTGATGTCCAATTTTGGTGTCCAATTAGATGGTGGGTTGTAGCCTaaacaaacaataaaagcCTCTAGAGATGTACCTCTTGACGATCTTGGCTTTGCGCAGACAATTCTATCAAATAAATAACCTAATTGTGAGTATAGCATATCTATATCACGGCCTCTGAAGATCTTCGCCACAAAAACTCCACCTTTTTTCAGAATACATGCGGTTAGTTGTAGCGCACTCATGATTAATTGTTGCTGAATGTATTCGTCAAGATCGTGCAACCCAGTGACATCAGGAGCACCATCACTGCAAACAAAATCAGCCTTTTCATTACCAAATAAGTTCAGAATCCTAGCCAATGTTTTAGGATGGGTGATATCGGCTTGTAAAGTTGTTACATGAGGTATAGGAGACATTGGTTGTAAATCCACTGCAACAATTTTTCTATCCTCGCTATTTGAATTACTACTTTCGTCAAAAAGTTTTCTCGAAAGAACTTGTGACCATGAGCCTGGTGCGGCACATAAATCTACAACTCTTTTTAAATTTGGATCATCCAAGAAGTGAAATTGTTCATTAAGTTGAAGTAATTTAAAAGCAGATCTAGCCCTGTAGCCCTGTTCTTTGGCCTTTCTGTAATACAAATCTCTTTTGTCTTTGCTGCTTTTACCCATCTTAgatgcttttattttttagtttGCCTTGTAATCATCAACTGTTGTGTCATGGAGATGATGGGTAGCATCGcctgaaaatttttagcTCGCGactattattgttaccGCAAAATAATACAGGCCTGGTAAAAAGTTACCAATCCTCTTTTTCACTACGATACGTAAAGCACTTGTAAGTGTACTTTCTATGAGGAAAAGACTAGGCTATTTATTATACTTACATTTGAAAAGGTACCTTCTATATAACAACATATTTGAGAAATACTAACCGTACATACCCcaatcttcttctaattCTGCTTCCGTTGTATCAATTTCGTTGATGATTCGGTGGCCCATAACATCATCCCTACATAGTGGACAGGTTGTACTTCGAGAAAGCCAAACAGATAGGCACTCCAAATCAAATTTGTGATGGCAATGTGGTAATTCAACTACTAAGGGGTACTCATCTTCTAAATAATTAGTATAGCAAATAGAGCAGTTGTCAGTGACCTtgagttttcttttgttgatCCGTGGTAAAGACGATGCAAAACTATCCGGACAGCCTGCATTCTTGCCTTTATCCATTTCTTGCAGCCATTCTTCCTGTAATGATTCTGGAAGCAACTGCGACAATAATTGTAAGAGTAATGTTGAATCAGAATATCTATTCCCTTCACCCCCAGAGCTaccaaaattttggaaTAAACCCTGTAGTTGGGACCTAACCTGTCTTCTCTGCTCTTCTTGTGAATTTTCTCCTATTTCTTGAGTGGCTCTTGAATTTTGTTGTATTCCATGTTCCTCTAATTCAATGTTGAGTGAAATGAATAACATTTAGTTGGTTAGTCCACATTCAGAGACATAGTTTATAATTGATCATTACATACCTTCATATGTAGACATTTTGATGTAATGTAATTGACTACCTTTGGCGGAGAGACTTCTCTAAAATACTTCATTAACAGTGGCAAACTAGttataaaacaaaatcagCGCTTCTCGGTGCAACAAAAGCTGCCGACATCTATTTTGTTTTGGTTAActataacaaaaacaatgtCATTActagagaaaagaagaacgtATATCACCACGTATTCCAGTTTAACAAGATAGGTTGTTACTACAAAGCTGGAGAGCATATCAAGACAAAAAATTCAGAACCTCTTCATTTAGGCTACCTGAATAGCCTTGTTTCCATTGTACCGAGCATCGGTGTTTTATGGTTTGCTATACTTGGCATATCTTACATTGTTCGCATTACATATCAATACAACTGTATCTATAGATGAGTGGAGTACCACAACAAAGTAGAGGCTGCGCCTTTTTCGTTcattaccatttttttagaGGGAACTGAAATATTACGCTTCATTGACCAATTTCTTTGACTGTCGACTTTAAGCAAATTGTAGGTTCTAGtaataattttattctCATCATAAAAACCAAGGTCTCCATGAGGCATTTCATCGAATagcttttgtttttcttcatatgctctcatttcttcaattgaaAGGCtgctaataaaaaatataggTTCTCTCTCGAACAAAGCCAGGAAAACTTCATTGCTTAGCCGGTTCTCCATAATTAAAGTAGATTCACATATATTATGAATCTTCTTACCCACAGAATCTGCATTCTCTTGAACAGGGAATCCTCCCatgatttcatttcttttatgCACACATTTTTTGGCGTAATGAAGCAGAGATCTATTGTATCCCACGGAATGTTTAACCACTTCCTTTCCTTTACTTATACttctttctgtttctttcaaaaaatctccTCTCGCGCTATTGGTCAGTGTGCTGTTTGTCAGTGCTTTAATGTCGGAAAGTGTCTGAGTTGCCTGTACTAATGCCTCCGTTGTATTTTCGTTACTTGAAAGGCTGAGCCTGCCAAAATCATCAGGCacaaaaactttttcagtTTGGCTGAAGTCTACTACACTTGGAACACAGATGTCGAAAACAGACTCCTTCAAATGTAAATCCATAAACTTTTCataatttttctcttccacAAAAATACCCTTGTTATTGGGACTATTTCCAATAATGTTAATTATAATTGATAAAGGTTTGCTGGCCTTGAAACTACATTCATCACCTTCAGTTGAGTTACCACGCCTCTTCATAAAAGTATTCTTTCCACTACACGAATAGATTAAACTGCTAAAAATTACCCCTAAGAGCACTATCGATCCCCAAACATCTTCCTCGTCATCTCTTTCTGTTGCATCAATCTGTAAACTGTTAGCATACTCTCGGGAGCCGACTGTGGCCACACTTTCGGTAATAACTTTGATGGCGAGGGAAAAAGAAGCTAAAAAATTATACGagtatttcaaaattctggCCAAAATTCTACTTAAACCGGAAAACAAAAGAGCTGTTTCACTTTTTGTAGAATTTAGAATTTCCAGTCTTGTCGTTTTAAAGTCAAAGCCATATTCATACGGAAAAGTGCTTTTTAAACCGAGTTTCTCCATACTTTGGTTATTACTGTcttagaagaaaaaggtaaTGAAATTAATAATCTCTATATTATATCACGTACTTTTGGGgtcttctttccttttaaAAACAACATATGGTAATGCCTTATAAAATTGTGTCACTTCTACTACACTCGTACACTAAAAATTTCGGCCGAGCTGTCATTTCGggatttgataaaataaatCTGGTCAGACACATAGAAAGTGGAAGAACAAGTAAAAGCTTCCAGATATGTGATTGTGCTGAAACAAAGCGcagtattattttttgatactTTTTTGCCTATACCAGGTCGATTTAAACGGGCTTGCTAATTTCGCTGGCTATCGTATGTTAACTTACAAAGGAGTTGAGTAGCCGAAAGTAAGCCAAATAATCCATTCAGTAACttgtaatttttcactgCTCCGTCTATAATATTAACTTGTTAGCCCGcgattttgatttcttcgcTTTAAGCTTATGAACTTTCTTTGGTGTCTTTGTCTTGCCTTTCTTCGAATTGTCAGCACTTTTTACAAAAGAATGAACGCCTAACTCCAACTGAATAAGTTTATTTAAGCTTAAACTGAGTTTTATATTTTCTGCAACGTTGGCACCGAATGATGCGGCAGAAAATCCGGATGTCCAGGGAATAATAAATATCTTGAACCGCTCGATAGGCAATATTCCCCTCTTCAAGTCCTTCGGAGTGCT is a genomic window containing:
- the TSC3 gene encoding Tsc3p (similar to Saccharomyces cerevisiae TSC3 (YBR058C-A); ancestral locus Anc_3.272), with protein sequence MTLHKNSMVYIPTIKEAKRRDGKSGGILNAIEELIEKLYWTYYIHLPFYLMASFDSFFLHVFFLTIFSLSFFGIIKYCFL
- the ORC2 gene encoding origin recognition complex subunit 2 (similar to Saccharomyces cerevisiae ORC2 (YBR060C); ancestral locus Anc_3.274) — translated: MLDGEDFVDHNDILSSPAKSRTATPKRLDMHKERSIRRIHSSKKNLLERISLAAETINTSPDPALKPTTPSKVPRKRGRPRKIQDGSSGSMGESEENSSKKKRLLFKGRLSNTNEESKTSNARQVMEDKKREETKESESIQLTTPTTYEKSTIPPIDDSSASNPLELPEPTTPSKKSFTTNHNFTSPLKQIIMNNLKEYKDTTSPGKLTLSRNFTPTPVPKNKKLYQSSETKSASSFLDTFEGYFDQRKTVRTNAKSRRTMSMAPDVTREEFSLVTSFFNKNFQSRPRQKLFEIQKKMFPQYWFELTQGFSLLFYGVGSKRNFLEEFAIDYLSPKITYSQQAYEYESEQNESVNAIPCLILNGYNPSCNYRDVFKEITDLLVPAELTRSETKYWGNHVILQIQKMIDFYKNQPLDIKLILVVHNLDGPSIRKNTFQTMLSYLSVIRQIAIVASTDHIYAPLLWDNMKAQNFNFVFHDISNYEPSTVESTFQDVMKMGKSDTSSGAEGAKYVLQSLTINSKKMYKLLIETQMQNMDNLAANTGPKRGTQRTGVELKLFNHLCAADFIASNEIALRSMLREFIEHKMANITKNNSGMEIIWVPYTYAELDKLLKTVLSTL
- the SMKI02G1710 gene encoding lysine--tRNA ligase, which codes for MPQQDDVKSTREGGANLHLDEVTGEMVSKSELKKRIKQRQVEAKKAAKKATAQPKPASKKKTDLLADLDPSQYFEARSRQIQEMRKSHEPNPYPHKFQVSISNPEFLVKYAHLKKGETLPEEKVSIAGRIHAKRESGSKLKFYVLHGDGVEVQLMSQLQDYCDPDSYEKDHDLLKRGDIVGVEGYVGRTQPKKGGEGEVSIFVSRVQLLTPCLHMLPADHFGFKDQETRYRKRYLDLIMNKDARNRFITRSEIIRYIRKFLDQRKFIEVETPMMNVIAGGATAKPFVTHHNDLDMDMYMRIAPELFLKELVVGGLDRVYEIGRQFRNEGIDMTHNPEFTTCEFYQAYADVYDLMDMTELMFSEMVKEITGSYIIKYHPDPADPAKELELNFSRPWKRINMIEELEKVFNVKFPSGDQLHTAETGEFLKKVLSDNKLECPPPLTNARMLDKLVGELEDMCINPTFIFGHPQMMSPLAKYSRDQPGLCERFEVFVATKEICNAYTELNDPFDQRARFEEQARQKDQGDDEAQLVDETFCNALEYGLPPTGGWGCGIDRLAMFLTDSNTIREVLLFPTLKPDVLRDEVKREGEEK
- the AKL1 gene encoding serine/threonine protein kinase AKL1 (similar to Saccharomyces cerevisiae AKL1 (YBR059C); ancestral locus Anc_3.273), whose translation is MSITNSTSRSVSAMGHPAVERFTPGHIVCVGTHKVEVINYLAEGGFAQIYMVKFVEYLNEFDNAASVPLKIGDVACLKRVLVQDENGLNEMRNEVEVMKKLKGAPNVVQYFDSNASRRRDGVQGFEVLLLMELCPNKSLLDYMNQRLSTKLTESEIVKIMYDVVLSISQMHYLPVPLIHRDIKIENVLVDANNNFKLADFGSTSTCFPIVTTHQDIALLTQNIYVHTTPQYRSPEMIDLYRCLPINEKSDIWALGIFLYKLLFFTTPFEMTGQFAILHSKYEFPVNKYSSKLINLIIIMLAENPNLRPNIYQVLYHLCEILNIEVPIEDKYTEGAYNFSKYTQFQNKLQNVQLQMYQLQQKKIMQNNKLSDSEENLLNDMFLSSFEISSKLPMNASDGPVTVSKMASPNASKEAEEEKEGHSNQGESIVSEDKSSRVNSSVNNSSAPNDLKEVNTIQSPGIEDKSIFKNKTPGELYYPSVSELDTYLDKELVKQPSDPTVCEQSPRLNPQSLPQRQKSTSSYSSGGRSMKSTSYGAAAIESEEGLTNEKSVGINKMKQHKSNNPFPKMNVAYHSTNELNNDAGNFFLEEQQQSQRYQPAQNQTGAQGNIYPDESQYQSIVEQHQQQQDQPKAPANYNQRNFYTGRDRANKPMQLGGTVAGDNGNRRINFQNISQNYATNSQSGYLSGQNASAIPMVRPVISMNQQQAQQIQAQQLQAQQLQAQQMQAKQQMQAKQQLQSQQLQAQQQIQIPNTNNNTNYVSDKPNQSTDDNRNAQVGEPPKLTENAVNESMHSSSKNEGLLIELSPLKEDAGKPSFEDKSQTVDMEDAVVPGSKGLNNHRNGVLNLSLNEMDLSRDGSTSVVSSFSSSSSSSTQPAKLSGRKGSSKRNNYLTDELEDSMVSSESIDIDLDDARRGKTSERRPLHNERSHKDLLRSNDANKPNQFKSMDFSSASTRQPRQSLDLNFQEVNLSSPTLTQEHRNKNESLAPQSHHSYRAPSHASTAISENKRHSTGHELSTRSTGKQDTHRTSSKQRHDLERYRHSKDKDSNSSITISTSNSSEMRKSFARARQSLDLERVRREAMASNGSSSGSSNGKRRSFFSVFRSEK